The genomic DNA ATTGGATACGCTGGTGACCGTCGTGGATGGAGTGAATTTCCTCGAAGACTTCAATTCGGTCGACGAATTGCGTGATCGCAGCCTGGGCATGAGCGAAGACGATGATCGAGATGTTCCGCAGTTGCTCGTCAACCAAATCGAGTTTGCAAACGTCATCGTCCTCAACAAGATCGATCTTCTTACCGACGAACAGCGAGGCCTGTTACGGCGGATGATTGGTAGCTTCAATCCTCAAGCCAAGCTCTTGGAGGCCTCTTTTGGGCAAGTTGAACTGACGGAGATCCTCAACACAGGTTTGTTCACGGAGGAGTGGGCCGATACGCTGCCGAATTGGTTGGAAAATCCTGGGGAAGGGATGGATGTTGATGCGGAAAAGTATGGCTTCGAGTCGTTCATCTTTGAATCGCGACGACCGTTTCATCCCGCCAGATTCTTTGAGTTCTTCTCCAAGGGGGGCTTCAAAGGTGCCGTGCGTTCCAAAGGGAGCGTCTGGCTGGCAACTCGGATGGACCTCGCCGGACTTTGGCAGCAAGCGGGGCGGCTCGGATCGTTGCAGTGCTCGGGAGAATGGTGGTCTGCGGTGCCAGAAGAGGAGAGGCCGGACGACCCTGAGTTGCAGCAGTACATCGCAGCAATTTCAGCGGAACCTTTCGGAGATCGCCGTCAGGAATTGGTCATCATCGGACACAATCTGAACGAGGCGGACTTCCGAGAGAAGATCGAGCGATGTTTGCTGACGGATGAAGAATTTGAGGCGGGACCGGAGGCGTGGCTTCAATTCGAGGATCCAATTCCTGCCTGGGAACTCGTTGACCACCATCACGGCCACGGCCACGACCACGACCATCATCACGATCACGACCATTAGCGAACGCGACTCATTTGTTTCGCCGGTTCCGGTTTGAAAACGTTTGCGCGGTGATCGCAGATTGCTAAATAGGTTGACGCGCGGCGGCGAAATCGACTGCCGCGTGGCAGCCAAATCGCAACAAGTCCTCGCATAAACCGATCCCATCGGTAGTGGACGACGCGACGAGTCCCGGCATAAACCGCCCCCGCCGGTAGTGGACGAGGCAACGTGTCCCGGCATAAACCGATCCCGCCGGTAGTGGACGAGTCAACGAGTCCCGGCACAAACCGATCCCGCCGGTAGTGGACGAGGCAACGAGCTGTCGATTACCCACAAGTCATTGGTCTGGTCCGAAGGCTTGCCAGCAGAGGGCGAAGTCGAGCATTCGCCGCGTGCCTCGCCAGATTACTTCGGCTCCCGGCGGACCGTCGCCTTGGCGGTGATTGTAGCCGCCAAGGGTCGCAAGGACCGGGATGAATTGTGACAGCTCAGGAGCTTGCTTTGGGGGAGCCGTCTTTTCCACCACTTTCCAGACCGACTTCCATTCCGCTTCGCTGAAGACGACATCACAGGGAAGCTCTGGACACTCGCGGCCTAAGAAGGTCACAAACATGATCCGCCATGCGATCACTTTGTAAAACATCAACGCGCGGATCAGTCGGTCTCTCGCTTCGAGTTGAATCTCTTCGACCCGGCAGCCAGTTTTGAAAACTCGAAAGAATACTTCGATTGGCCAACGAGCCACATACAAATCCACAATCCGCAGCGTCTGGGCAATCGTGTCGACCGGCAGAGAACTCAGTAACAGCCAGTCGACTTCGGTTCCGTCGCCTGGGCCATCGATCTCGCGCACCCAAACGACACTGATCTCGACCGGCGGCATCGAAGACTGCTTGTTGTGTGGCGCACGAAGAGTCATCCGCTTCGCTCGAATTTCTAACTTCGCAGTGCGTGCTTCACGGCCGGGGTGTTGTTTGTTTCCTGATCCTTTGGTTCGCTTGGGCGTTTGGGGAAGCTGGACTTCGCGGTAAGCGACCGGCTGGGCGGATGCGATTTCGGCACGCATTTTCTTATAAGCCGCAGGCCCGCCATCGGGGTCTTTCTCCGGCAACGAGCGTTTTCGCTGCGAGCGAATGACGAACTGAGCCGGTGTTTCATGCTGATCGGCTTCGACGAAAATGTCGTAGATGTCTCCTTCGCGATCGGCCAGCGAAACGATCTGAGTTTCAGGACATTTTCCGGCGATCTCGCAGGCCTTGCGATAACCATCGAGCCATCGTTGCCCTTCGCCGGTGTGTAGGGGTTGGCCTTCTCGCTTCTTGCTGGTGCCGAGCGCTTCTTTGTCGCGATCGTAGAACTTAACACCGACCACCCCGAGACAAAGTTTCTCCGGCGTGAAGGCGATGTGGGAATGATCGTAAAGTCCACGGCGGCCTAAGCGATCGAGATTGCGGACGCCTTCGGGCGGATGCGCGGTGTAGTCCAGTTCGGTGGTATCTTGTGCGATGCAAACGGTGTCTTGGGCTTTGATTCGTTGGAGTGTCTTTTCAGCGTGAGCCCCGAGAATGGCTTCTGGATCGACGTTGGGGTTATCGAATAGACGGTAGGCGGCTTTGGTTTCGTCCCAGCCACTGCAAGCTTCGTTGATACTGGCCGAAGGGTTGGCCGCCAGCGAGGCGAGCAACGCTTCGGCTCGATCGTTGAGACGTTTGTCTCCAAGTTGAATATCTTGAAATTCGTATGCGATACTGGTCGGTTGCATGCTTTCACCTTAAGATTTCATTGTGCAAAATGAAATACTACAAGCGCAAATACCGTGCCAAAACGAGCTGTTTTTGCGGCGACTTGTGGGTAATCAACAGGAGGCAACGAGTCCCGGCACAAACCGATTCCCCCGGTAGTGGACGAGGCAACGAGTCCCGGCACAAACCGATCCCGCCGGTAGTGGACGAGGCAACGAGTCCTTTCAGCATCGATTCGTTGCTCCTTTCGTTTCCTAGCGATGCCCCGAAGGGAGTTTTGTCATTGGTCACGGGAACGAGCGCAGCGCCATCAAGCGGCTCCGATCGCAAGCAAGACCTGCATCCCCCACCGGGAGGGGAGGGCATCGTTCGCTGTGTTCAAACCACCGGGCGCGGCAAGTTATTGCCGGGGCCGAAGGTGCGATCTACAATGCAAACAAACTGCATTTGCAAGTCCTCGCGAGCCCATCCAATGATAAACCGAACAACTGCAGCCCGCACGAACCCGCGAGCCGCCCGCTCCGGTCAAGCGCTGGTCGAGTTTGCGATCATCAGCTTTGTCTTGACCGCAATGCTGGCCGGGTTCTTGGGGCTGATCGTTCTCGGGTTGGGATCGTTTCAAAACAACATCGCGACGGAAAACGCGGGGCGGGTGCTGGACGAACATCCTGTGTTGATCAGGGAGCATTTCGTCACCCACTTCAGCGACTCCATGTCGGACGATTTTTTTGACCCCAACAACCACGACTTTGAAAACGTCACCGCCCGGCAGGTCTTTCGATTTTTGACTGAGTATCAAATCGCGTACGACCTGAATGGCGAAACGGAAATGCTTCCGTTGTACGACGAAAGTTTGTTGATTCTTAGTCCTGACCGTTGGCGTTATCTAACGGACCCAGACGATCCGGGCAACACGAAAGAGATTCCTGAGATAAATCGATCTCTTCTACCAAGCTATATCTTCGATCCTGATGTCGCTCTCAATGGGGAAGCTGAACAGGGAGCCTACCGCTACCCGGGGGCTGTGGTAGAGCGGACCACTGCGGACGGTGAAACGTACCAAACCGTTCTGATTCCGATCCTGGATGACACCTTGAACGGTGAGCCAGTGAATGGCGTTGAACGAACGTTCAACATCAAACCTTTAGAACTCACGGAAGCACATCCCGTCGCACGAAACTGGGTGGCTCCGGTGACAGTCGTCCGAAGTATCGAAAGCAGTGGAGCTAAAGGGCCTACGTTTAAGCTCGTAATATTCTATCCGTCTCAACCGGCCTCGATGATCGACCTTGCGGTCGTCAGGGATAGCGAAAATAGGATTACATCGCAAGCACCTGAGGCGTTAAACGCTGGTACGACGCACAGCGAATTTGAAACACTTCCTGCTGGCTATCAGTTTCCCGAAACTGCCTTCACAGCGAACCCAAAGTTCGGCGCATCGTCTTCGCGTGGCAAATATGGATTGGGCGAGAGTTTTGCTTTTGTCACAACGGTTCGGCCCTACCGCGCCGTATTCGAGGCAAGTTCGTTGTTTCGATTGGAACCGACGCCGGCCGTGGTGAAGTACGAAGCGGATGAGAGCGACGTTCTTCAGTTGGATGATGAGTTCGACCTGTCGGAGGAACCACCGACCTCGGATACCCCGGTCGCCCCATTCTCTGTCTACCAAGATAACCACGATCAACCGCTTGATTTCGAAGTACATGTAGCCGATCGGTTCAGTGACGGGCTGCAACGCTACTTCACTGATTTCCCAATTGTTCCACCTCCATCTGCGGATAACGATTTCGTAACGAATGTGCTTCAATTACTGCCCCACGATGACGGCGTATGGCGGGTTTCGGTTGCAGCGGAGTTTGAGGCAAATGTACCTTGGGCAGTCAACCACGTTCTTCAGCTTTGGCTCTACAAGAACGGTGTGCGTGAATCGCTGATCGCCGCGCATAAGGTTGCGATGGGGCACAGTGAGCGAATCTCAATCAGTGGCCAAACACTCATCAAGGTTGATGAGGGAGATATATTGCAAGTCCGTGTATTCACCGATGAGGACGGAGTCCCCGAAGCTCAAACAAATGCAAGCATCTCCGTCTCTTTAACAGGACAACCCGAAACGAACTGGGTTTCCTTCGAGCGAATTGAGGACTAGCGGCCAACCTGTCGCATTCTCGATATTGACGAAACCTTGACATGAAAATGGCTGCGGCGTACAGAGGCACGCACGCGGACAGCCCGACTTTGCCTACGATCCTTCGTGTCTCTTGGTCCGAAGCAAAACCACGACAAGAAGCCTGATACGGCATTTTCTGAACCGACGGGCGGTTTTCGGCGTACGATAGAGCTATGCACGATCACGCCCACCAACTGACCCTCGGCTTGGCTTTTGGCCTCGGCGCACTGCACGCCTTGGAGCCTGGCCACGGAAAAACTGCGATGTTGGTCTATCTGTCGGGCGAACGACGCAGTATTTGGCATCCGTTGGTGATGGGCGTCTCCAGTGGGTTGGCCCATTCGGTCTCGTTGATTGCGATCGCGATGGCGGTCCACCTGACGCACCACTTGGTCACCGGCGACCATCATCACGATGACGCAGTTGTTACGGGTGCGTTGCAGTGGATCAGTGCTGCGTTGGTGATATGCGTTGGCCTCTGGATGCTTTGGGCGGCGTGGCGATCGAAGCCAGCGACGTGCGGGTGCAAGTCGCATCGTGAAGGAAGTTGTGATTCGCAGCCGGTTTCCAAACGCTCGAGCTACTCGATGAGTGCGTTGCTGGGCGTTGCCTTTGGACTTCTACCCTGTCCCTCTGCCCTGGCTGCCTACTTCACCAGCATGTCGGCTGGAACGCCGGTCGCCGCCTACGCCGTGATCGGCTTGTTCGCCGCTGGCATCGCGAGCAGCCTGACGCTCGTCGGTATCCTCTTGCAACGCTTTGGCGGGAGCCTGATCGGCAAGGAGAGTCGACTGGCCCGCTTGCCTTGGCCCTACATTCGCGCCTCGCTGATCATGGCGGTCGGATTGTTCTATTGCGGGCGGATGATCGTCGCCGGCTGATCTTCGGTCCCCGCGTCACGCCCCTTCCCGAACGACGCTTCGCTCGTTCGCCCCTCCCCCGCAAACTTCGTTTGGGGAGGGTGAATTCCAGATCACAGCGGCCCCCAACTTCACCCGCCCGGCGGAGCTGGGAGGGTCGAAAAACAAGCGTCGAGCGAGTTTTTCGGGGAGGGTTCACACGCCGCGTCGCTCGCTGTGGATTGACACCGGACGCCCCTCCCTGAACAACGCTTCGCTCGTTCGACCCTCCCCCGCAAACTTCGTTTGGGGAGGGTAAATTTACGGTCACAGCGGCCCAACAAAGTCACCCGCCCGGCGGAGCTGGGAGGGTCGAGAAACAAGCGTCAAGCGAGTTTTTCGGGGAGGGTTTACGCGCCGGTTCGCTCGCCGTCGATTAACCTTGGACGCCCCTTGCGTTGGTGTCGCTCTTTAGTGATCGTGTCCGTCGTGGTCGTGAGCATGACCGTGGTCGTGATCATGACCGTGGTCGTGATCATGGCTGTGGGATGCCTCGTGGCCGCCGGAGTGATGGTCGTGATTGTGACCGGGCAGGTTTTCGATCCCGACCGCGATCGCGATCCCGAACAGGAACGCCGTGGTCAACTTGCCGCGATCGTGGTGGTGGAAAGCGACTTCCGGCAGTAAGTCGGCAAGGGCGATCCCGATAAAGAAACCGGCTGAAACGGCCAGCCCCCAGCCGAGGATTTCGGAGTTGGCGGCGAACATGGTCGCTCCGAAATAGAAGGCCAACGCACCGGCCGGGCAGGCCAGAGAGAATGCAGCGTTGGCGGCATTCTGCGCCGGTTTGGGCCAGTTTTGCTTTCCCATCACCGACGTGATCGCAAACGCATCCAACGGCTTGTGTAGCAAAACGGCCAAAAACGTTCCCAGCCCTGCCAGTCCCAACCAACTGCCATGGGCGGCGTCGGCCAACACGCTGCTCGCTAGAGCCACCCCGTCGACGAGCGTGTGAAGCAAGAGGCCAAAGAACAGGCCCGCCCAGCTGATCCCCTTGGCGTCACCATGATGATGCCCGTGGGAACAATGATCGTGATCGGCGTGGTGGTGCCCTGGCGTCTCTGCGTCCAAGTCGCTGCTTCCGTTGTCTTCGGTCACTGGAATGGAGTGATCGTGGGTGTGGAACAAGCGGATCATCAGGAACATCACCGTCAAACCCGCCAGCGCTCCAGCGCCGGCCTTCGAGTGCGATTGCAGCAGCTCGCCACCATGAGGCAACAGATGCAGCAGCGCAATGCCCAGCATCAGCCCCCCGACACCACTCATCAACAACTGGGTCCGCAGATGCGTCATCCGCAGCAGCGACGACAGCTTGCCTCCGGCCAGCGAAGCGATCGCGATCAAGAGGCAATAGACAATCAACAAAACAGAGGGTGTCATAAAGTCAGCAGTTTGGGAAAGGGAATCAAAATGCAGATTTTAAGCTTTTGCATCGAATGTGCATATGCGTCCGTCAGGGGGAAGCAACGTGGAGTCGGCAGAAGGGAAAGTTCCTTCCCATTTCACCGTCTGCGGGCCTGAGCCCCCAGCCCGGGAATCGAGTCGATGAGGCGTTGTTTCCCTCCGATTCGCCCACTTTTTCCCGGCGCCGCCCAACCTCCGAGTTGACATTGGCCACGTCGTGCTGCATACTTGCATAGTCCTGCAATTGTTAAACCGTTGTCATTATGCATTCTGAAGCGAAAAACCGACCGACCGACGATGATTCGCCGAGCTGCCAAGACGGTGACCACGATCATTATCCGGTAAAGATTGACGATACTGCCTGTGAGCGGGCGGCGGCGATCTTTCGTGCCTTAGGGGATCCGCAGCGATTGCGGCTGCTGATCATGCTCGAGGCGCGTTCGTGCTGCGTTTCGGAGCTCGCCGATGCTCTGGCGGAACCGTTGCCGGCCATTTCCCAGCGGTTGCGTGTCCTTAAAAGCGAACGGATCGTCCGATCTCGCCGCGAGGGCAAGCACGTGTTTTATAGTTTGGCCGACGGACACATTTCGCGCTTGGTGACCAATGGGGTCATGCACGCGATGGAAGATTGCTGATGTTTCAGTTCAAACCAGGAGCAGTAAGATGAGCCACGTTCACGAAAATCACGACCACAAGCACGGCCCCGATTGCGAACACACCGGGATTCAGCACGGTGATCACGTCGACTATTTGCACGACGGTCACTTGCATCATGTGGCCGATGACGGAAGCGTCGTCGAGCACAAGCTTGAAGTGACCGAGTCGAACCCGGCCACCTGCACTCCCGCGCATTCTTGCAGCGGACACGAACCTGGCCATGTCCACGGTCCTGGTTGTGGGCACGAACCGGTGCCGCACGGCGATCACATCGACTATCTGGTCGACGGCCATCTGCATCATCCCCACGGGGACCACTGCGATGACCACGGCCCGGTTGCCGTTGTCAAATAACGCGGCAACGCATGCCGCGAATCACACGTCCCCCGTTGTCAACGCAGTCCCTACGTCAAATCCATGAAGCACTCACCCTCCGCTACCGATTCGATTAAGGATGCGATCCGCGCGGTCGGTCTGCGGGCGACCCCGGCGCGACTCGCAACGCTACAAATGCTTCGCGGAGCGGTTTCACCGCTCACGCACGCAGATGTCGCTGAGAAGCTGGCCGAAAGCGGAGTGGATAAGGCGACCGCGTTCCGCAACCTGAACGACCTGACCGAAGCTGGCCTGCTTCGGCGTACCGAATTGGGCGATCACGTTTATCGTTTCGAGGAAGTCCGCCCCGGTGAAGGTGAATCGGAAGGGCACCCGCATTTCTTGTGCACTGTCTGCGGCACCGTCTCCTGCCTCGACGATGTCAAACTGACCGCGGGAAGCCAACGTGCAAGCCAACAAGTTGGAAAGGTGACGGAAATTCTACTGCGCGGTCGGTGCAACGACTGCGAGTAGGCCTTCGACTTCACGCTCTATCAGATCCAGCGAGACGGGAAAGCTTCTTGTCACCACCGGCTCTCCATTTTGAAACAGAACATAGGTCGGGCAAATCGTTCCGCCCAGCTGTGCGACAAGCCTCGCGTTGGTGTTGAAGTCGACTCGGACGACATCGACTCGCCGATCCAAACGTTTCGACAGGGCAACGACATCGGATTTGACTTGCTGGCATCTCGGGCAGTTGAAATCGACGCCGAACTCAACCAAAACTGGCAATTCACTGTCGCGAACGTATGTCGACAAGTGCGTACCGCTGACGACCGGTAGAGATGCTTCGTCGAAACTTAAATTGGTGGACGTGTCGGCTGGTGGCGAACAGCCCAGTGTGATGCATACCGTCGTCATTGCGATGATCGATCGGCCGAGGCATTCAGAAACAAAACTATGCATTTCAGTCTCCC from Rosistilla oblonga includes the following:
- a CDS encoding CobW family GTP-binding protein; the encoded protein is MSDSECNSGSPKSNENDIPSRQSSVPTLSILKTLPTTQEVKARIPVTVLSGFLGAGKTTLLSHVLNNRQGLRVALIVNDMSDINIDSQLVKGGGASLNRAEEKLIELSSGCICCTLREDLLQEVGRLAAEGRFDYLLIESTGISEPLPVAETFIYEDEDGRSLSNAAQLDTLVTVVDGVNFLEDFNSVDELRDRSLGMSEDDDRDVPQLLVNQIEFANVIVLNKIDLLTDEQRGLLRRMIGSFNPQAKLLEASFGQVELTEILNTGLFTEEWADTLPNWLENPGEGMDVDAEKYGFESFIFESRRPFHPARFFEFFSKGGFKGAVRSKGSVWLATRMDLAGLWQQAGRLGSLQCSGEWWSAVPEEERPDDPELQQYIAAISAEPFGDRRQELVIIGHNLNEADFREKIERCLLTDEEFEAGPEAWLQFEDPIPAWELVDHHHGHGHDHDHHHDHDH
- a CDS encoding IS4 family transposase — its product is MQPTSIAYEFQDIQLGDKRLNDRAEALLASLAANPSASINEACSGWDETKAAYRLFDNPNVDPEAILGAHAEKTLQRIKAQDTVCIAQDTTELDYTAHPPEGVRNLDRLGRRGLYDHSHIAFTPEKLCLGVVGVKFYDRDKEALGTSKKREGQPLHTGEGQRWLDGYRKACEIAGKCPETQIVSLADREGDIYDIFVEADQHETPAQFVIRSQRKRSLPEKDPDGGPAAYKKMRAEIASAQPVAYREVQLPQTPKRTKGSGNKQHPGREARTAKLEIRAKRMTLRAPHNKQSSMPPVEISVVWVREIDGPGDGTEVDWLLLSSLPVDTIAQTLRIVDLYVARWPIEVFFRVFKTGCRVEEIQLEARDRLIRALMFYKVIAWRIMFVTFLGRECPELPCDVVFSEAEWKSVWKVVEKTAPPKQAPELSQFIPVLATLGGYNHRQGDGPPGAEVIWRGTRRMLDFALCWQAFGPDQ
- a CDS encoding pilus assembly protein, whose amino-acid sequence is MINRTTAARTNPRAARSGQALVEFAIISFVLTAMLAGFLGLIVLGLGSFQNNIATENAGRVLDEHPVLIREHFVTHFSDSMSDDFFDPNNHDFENVTARQVFRFLTEYQIAYDLNGETEMLPLYDESLLILSPDRWRYLTDPDDPGNTKEIPEINRSLLPSYIFDPDVALNGEAEQGAYRYPGAVVERTTADGETYQTVLIPILDDTLNGEPVNGVERTFNIKPLELTEAHPVARNWVAPVTVVRSIESSGAKGPTFKLVIFYPSQPASMIDLAVVRDSENRITSQAPEALNAGTTHSEFETLPAGYQFPETAFTANPKFGASSSRGKYGLGESFAFVTTVRPYRAVFEASSLFRLEPTPAVVKYEADESDVLQLDDEFDLSEEPPTSDTPVAPFSVYQDNHDQPLDFEVHVADRFSDGLQRYFTDFPIVPPPSADNDFVTNVLQLLPHDDGVWRVSVAAEFEANVPWAVNHVLQLWLYKNGVRESLIAAHKVAMGHSERISISGQTLIKVDEGDILQVRVFTDEDGVPEAQTNASISVSLTGQPETNWVSFERIED
- a CDS encoding sulfite exporter TauE/SafE family protein, whose translation is MHDHAHQLTLGLAFGLGALHALEPGHGKTAMLVYLSGERRSIWHPLVMGVSSGLAHSVSLIAIAMAVHLTHHLVTGDHHHDDAVVTGALQWISAALVICVGLWMLWAAWRSKPATCGCKSHREGSCDSQPVSKRSSYSMSALLGVAFGLLPCPSALAAYFTSMSAGTPVAAYAVIGLFAAGIASSLTLVGILLQRFGGSLIGKESRLARLPWPYIRASLIMAVGLFYCGRMIVAG
- a CDS encoding ZIP family metal transporter, producing MTPSVLLIVYCLLIAIASLAGGKLSSLLRMTHLRTQLLMSGVGGLMLGIALLHLLPHGGELLQSHSKAGAGALAGLTVMFLMIRLFHTHDHSIPVTEDNGSSDLDAETPGHHHADHDHCSHGHHHGDAKGISWAGLFFGLLLHTLVDGVALASSVLADAAHGSWLGLAGLGTFLAVLLHKPLDAFAITSVMGKQNWPKPAQNAANAAFSLACPAGALAFYFGATMFAANSEILGWGLAVSAGFFIGIALADLLPEVAFHHHDRGKLTTAFLFGIAIAVGIENLPGHNHDHHSGGHEASHSHDHDHGHDHDHGHAHDHDGHDH
- a CDS encoding ArsR/SmtB family transcription factor; the encoded protein is MHSEAKNRPTDDDSPSCQDGDHDHYPVKIDDTACERAAAIFRALGDPQRLRLLIMLEARSCCVSELADALAEPLPAISQRLRVLKSERIVRSRREGKHVFYSLADGHISRLVTNGVMHAMEDC
- a CDS encoding Fur family transcriptional regulator; this translates as MKHSPSATDSIKDAIRAVGLRATPARLATLQMLRGAVSPLTHADVAEKLAESGVDKATAFRNLNDLTEAGLLRRTELGDHVYRFEEVRPGEGESEGHPHFLCTVCGTVSCLDDVKLTAGSQRASQQVGKVTEILLRGRCNDCE
- a CDS encoding thioredoxin domain-containing protein, which encodes MTTVCITLGCSPPADTSTNLSFDEASLPVVSGTHLSTYVRDSELPVLVEFGVDFNCPRCQQVKSDVVALSKRLDRRVDVVRVDFNTNARLVAQLGGTICPTYVLFQNGEPVVTRSFPVSLDLIEREVEGLLAVVAPTAQ